From a region of the Myxococcaceae bacterium JPH2 genome:
- the mtnA gene encoding S-methyl-5-thioribose-1-phosphate isomerase produces MKVNGHPMRSIWVESDGVSVGVLDQTRLPHAFVKVRLSTAEEAAHAIRSMLVRGAPLIGATAAYGLCLALRVDASDAALKAAHAMLRATRPTAVNLHWALDGMLAALAPLPPAQREAEAWRRAAALCDEDVAINRAIGEHALKLFQAAWEKKGKQGRLNVLTHCNAGWLATVDWGTALAPIYLAHDAGLPIHVWVDETRPRNQGAGLTAWELGQHGVAHTVIADNVGGHLMQHGMVDLCIVGTDRTTAQGDVANKIGTYLKALAAKDNGVPFYVALPSPTIDWTLRDGLKEIPIEQREGTELSEVSGRLPSGEVATVRITPPGSPAANYAFDVTPARLVTALVTERGVCPATEEGMLSLFPERRAARGTGS; encoded by the coding sequence ATGAAGGTGAATGGCCACCCGATGCGCTCCATCTGGGTCGAGTCCGACGGTGTGTCCGTCGGCGTGCTCGATCAGACCCGCCTGCCCCACGCCTTCGTGAAGGTGCGGCTCTCCACGGCGGAGGAGGCGGCCCACGCCATCCGGAGCATGCTGGTGCGCGGCGCCCCCCTCATTGGCGCCACCGCCGCGTATGGCCTGTGTCTGGCCCTCCGCGTGGATGCCTCGGACGCCGCGCTCAAGGCCGCGCACGCCATGCTCCGCGCCACCCGCCCCACGGCCGTCAACCTCCACTGGGCGCTCGACGGCATGCTCGCGGCGCTCGCCCCCCTCCCTCCCGCCCAGCGCGAGGCCGAGGCGTGGCGCCGCGCCGCCGCCCTCTGCGACGAGGACGTGGCCATCAACCGCGCCATCGGCGAGCACGCGCTGAAGCTCTTCCAGGCCGCGTGGGAGAAGAAGGGCAAGCAGGGCCGCCTCAACGTGCTCACCCACTGCAACGCGGGGTGGCTCGCCACCGTGGATTGGGGCACCGCGCTCGCGCCCATCTACCTGGCCCACGACGCGGGCCTCCCCATCCACGTCTGGGTGGACGAGACGCGCCCCCGCAACCAGGGCGCGGGCCTCACCGCCTGGGAGCTGGGCCAGCACGGCGTTGCGCACACCGTCATCGCCGACAACGTGGGCGGCCACCTCATGCAGCACGGCATGGTGGACCTGTGCATCGTCGGCACGGACCGCACGACGGCCCAGGGCGACGTGGCCAACAAGATTGGCACCTACCTCAAGGCGCTCGCCGCGAAGGACAACGGCGTGCCCTTCTACGTGGCGCTGCCCTCGCCCACCATCGACTGGACCCTCCGCGACGGCCTCAAGGAGATCCCCATCGAGCAGCGCGAGGGCACGGAGCTGAGCGAGGTGTCGGGCCGCCTGCCGTCCGGAGAGGTGGCCACCGTGCGCATCACCCCGCCCGGCAGCCCCGCCGCCAACTACGCCTTCGATGTGACGCCAGCGCGGCTCGTGACGGCGCTCGTCACGGAGCGCGGCGTCTGCCCGGCCACCGAGGAAGGCATGCTCTCGCTCTTCCCCGAGCGGCGGGCGGCGCGAGGCACAGGCTCGTGA
- a CDS encoding MarR family transcriptional regulator gives MKKDEEERPGPGREGGSTAFLLAQIGAHAASRFAENLGPTGLSPPQVGILRALGHGAGSSQHALAKRLSILPSRMVLLVDELEGRGLVERRDNPEDRRLYELHLSPRGRQTLESVGRIARAHDEAVCAALDERERGQLRALLLRIAEHQGLTPGVHPGMRHVGKTASGAPPLPSGGKGRRPKKGTP, from the coding sequence ATGAAGAAGGATGAAGAGGAGCGGCCGGGCCCAGGCCGAGAAGGCGGGTCGACCGCGTTCCTGCTCGCGCAGATTGGCGCCCATGCCGCCTCCCGGTTCGCCGAGAACCTGGGTCCCACCGGCCTCTCACCGCCCCAGGTCGGCATCCTGCGCGCCCTCGGGCACGGGGCAGGCTCCAGCCAGCACGCCCTGGCCAAGCGCCTGTCCATCCTCCCCAGCCGCATGGTCCTGCTCGTGGACGAGTTGGAAGGGCGCGGGCTCGTCGAGCGGCGCGACAACCCCGAGGACCGGCGCCTCTATGAACTCCACCTGAGCCCGCGAGGCCGACAGACCCTGGAGTCCGTCGGCCGCATCGCACGCGCCCACGACGAGGCCGTCTGTGCGGCGCTCGACGAGCGTGAGCGGGGCCAGCTTCGCGCCTTGCTCCTGCGCATCGCGGAACACCAGGGCCTCACCCCAGGCGTCCATCCCGGCATGCGACACGTCGGGAAGACCGCCTCGGGCGCACCTCCACTGCCTTCGGGAGGAAAGGGCCGTCGCCCCAAGAAGGGCACGCCCTGA
- a CDS encoding DUF4150 domain-containing protein, with amino-acid sequence MGKNFVGVNKLSIVNADSGGTTIAFPDLCKTPSPAGPVPIPYPNIARSADTDSGSKQVTVEGKPLCLKDSNFSTSTGDEAGSAGGVASGKTKGKAEFVNYSFDVSIEGKNVPRSFDLMVHNDKNTPPFPLVQPPVIAMGKQDEALKCPCCGDSQT; translated from the coding sequence ATGGGGAAGAACTTCGTGGGCGTGAACAAGTTATCCATTGTCAACGCTGACTCGGGCGGGACGACCATCGCGTTCCCCGACCTCTGCAAGACGCCCAGCCCGGCGGGCCCAGTTCCCATCCCATATCCAAACATCGCCCGATCGGCGGACACCGACAGTGGATCGAAGCAAGTCACCGTGGAGGGCAAACCCCTCTGCCTGAAGGACTCGAACTTCTCCACCAGCACGGGCGACGAGGCCGGCAGCGCGGGCGGCGTGGCTTCGGGGAAGACAAAAGGCAAGGCTGAATTCGTCAACTACTCCTTCGATGTCTCCATTGAGGGCAAGAATGTGCCGCGCTCGTTCGACCTCATGGTTCACAACGACAAGAACACGCCGCCCTTTCCCCTGGTCCAGCCCCCCGTCATCGCAATGGGGAAGCAGGACGAGGCGCTCAAGTGTCCCTGCTGCGGGGACTCCCAGACCTGA
- a CDS encoding AHH domain-containing protein has product MSKKKHVSWDFKAQYHQDDTTGCLWRHSGGYGSTACHYAMNGYEVSASRKDMYNKDHRKNAEALGYVDVSRDKRRRGDLKLTSKISEEVRAKVRTARKTSEFRKRFEGRFGGSIKWLSLNEAGWHYGYTLPVEHVPRKYTQGPQPTFAVKNGPAGGYGAWYPYHHNYHHLIPQGALQEYVCGNDDKTKQRVEILCASKWNINGQKNIVLLPQETSVSKIVELPAHCPWGLKEHAAYSKSMRNMLKSVKKKLDKAMRTKACEDTEDVAVELDSVSKKILKQIKVMQSGRQIGRVNPE; this is encoded by the coding sequence ATGAGCAAGAAAAAACATGTCTCATGGGATTTCAAGGCGCAATACCATCAGGATGACACGACTGGCTGCCTCTGGCGTCATTCGGGTGGCTATGGGTCGACCGCCTGTCACTACGCCATGAACGGCTATGAAGTGAGCGCCTCTCGCAAAGACATGTACAACAAAGACCACCGCAAGAACGCCGAGGCGCTGGGCTATGTCGATGTGTCGCGCGACAAGCGCAGACGTGGAGATTTGAAGCTCACCTCAAAGATTTCGGAGGAGGTGAGGGCGAAGGTGCGAACCGCTCGGAAGACGAGCGAGTTCCGTAAGCGCTTCGAGGGCCGCTTCGGAGGGTCCATCAAATGGCTAAGTCTCAATGAGGCGGGCTGGCATTATGGCTACACACTTCCAGTTGAGCACGTCCCCAGAAAGTACACGCAGGGACCGCAGCCCACCTTTGCGGTGAAGAACGGGCCCGCCGGCGGTTACGGGGCGTGGTACCCGTATCACCACAATTATCATCACCTGATTCCGCAGGGCGCGCTCCAGGAGTACGTCTGCGGCAATGATGATAAGACCAAACAGCGCGTTGAAATTCTGTGTGCTTCCAAGTGGAACATCAACGGCCAGAAGAACATCGTCCTGCTGCCACAGGAAACCTCTGTCTCGAAGATTGTCGAACTGCCGGCGCATTGCCCCTGGGGACTGAAGGAGCACGCTGCCTATTCCAAGTCCATGAGGAACATGCTGAAGAGTGTGAAGAAGAAACTCGACAAAGCCATGAGGACGAAAGCCTGTGAGGACACCGAGGACGTAGCAGTCGAACTCGACTCCGTCTCCAAGAAAATTCTCAAGCAGATCAAGGTCATGCAGTCGGGCAGGCAGATCGGCCGAGTCAACCCTGAGTGA